A region from the uncultured Stenotrophomonas sp. genome encodes:
- a CDS encoding Peptidase, S9 family yields the protein MKQQTPVKLALAAGLFLASVSAAHATPTALPTESFSKIPAIQSVTMSADGKRLVAIISAPGSNYGDTALANWDLDNLAAGPVAITPSGDRMKFIAASALKSGKNLVIGRQELTAQLAGCGEGNSTGSTKTFLAKAYLADSSQTKFEEAFADNTRKLGISEQTQRCLELAGTASLVHLLPLDPDKVIISQVNQTTLSANYYLYNLKTSQTELLFRGGTRSAPGLFHPRDGELLTRSQIEPAGSNDYEQQILIKNPGNGQFEKHDALTTKLSDRYSMDVVGIDGDSGKFYILTDKFSDQVQAWAYDPTRKEFDREPLAAHPEYPISGLILGMRPSNFNQVLGFYVDGPRREAVYVDPQMKALHDSLKQAYPGQYVSITGYNDDLSRVLFTTNSASHPTSYHVLMDRKSVTPLGSERPWIDSNQIGEQRWITYTARDGRKIPAILDLPAGWKEGDAALPALVHPHGGPWARDYTGWDVSGWVPFFTSRGYAVIRPQYRGSTGFGRDHWIAGDKQWGLTMQDDNDDAAAWLVSQGIAAKDRIAIFGYSYGGFASAAATVRNPSPFQCAIAGAPVTDLARLGVSWSENRLQRILQGQTVKGMDPMQNTDKANIPVLLYVGDRDVRTPAFHARNFYNSVKGKVPAKFELIPDMPHSMPWYPSHYQATLPLMENFLRVECGPGGL from the coding sequence CATGCAACTCCCACGGCACTCCCCACGGAGAGCTTCTCGAAGATACCGGCCATCCAATCTGTGACCATGAGTGCGGATGGCAAACGTTTGGTTGCAATCATCAGTGCACCGGGCAGTAATTACGGTGACACTGCGCTGGCCAACTGGGACTTGGACAATCTGGCAGCCGGCCCCGTTGCGATTACCCCGTCTGGTGATCGGATGAAGTTCATCGCGGCCAGTGCCCTCAAGTCAGGGAAGAACCTCGTCATTGGCCGACAGGAACTCACTGCCCAATTGGCAGGATGCGGAGAAGGCAACTCAACGGGCTCGACCAAGACCTTCCTCGCCAAGGCATATCTGGCCGACTCCAGCCAGACCAAATTCGAGGAAGCCTTTGCGGACAACACCCGCAAACTCGGTATCAGCGAACAGACCCAGCGCTGTCTGGAGCTGGCAGGCACAGCATCCTTGGTACATCTGCTCCCCCTTGATCCCGACAAAGTGATCATCTCGCAGGTGAACCAGACGACACTTTCAGCCAACTATTATCTCTACAACCTGAAGACCAGCCAGACTGAATTGCTTTTCCGTGGGGGTACACGCTCCGCTCCCGGCCTTTTCCATCCTCGCGATGGCGAATTGTTGACCCGCTCGCAGATCGAACCCGCCGGCTCGAATGACTACGAACAACAGATCCTGATCAAGAACCCGGGTAACGGTCAGTTCGAGAAGCATGACGCGCTGACGACAAAGCTCAGCGACCGCTACAGCATGGATGTCGTCGGCATAGACGGCGACAGCGGAAAATTCTACATACTTACCGACAAGTTCTCCGACCAGGTTCAAGCGTGGGCATATGACCCGACAAGGAAGGAGTTCGACAGGGAGCCACTGGCCGCGCATCCCGAGTATCCGATCAGCGGACTGATACTTGGCATGCGTCCCAGCAATTTCAACCAGGTACTCGGCTTCTACGTGGACGGTCCCCGGCGTGAGGCTGTCTATGTAGACCCACAGATGAAGGCACTGCATGACAGCCTCAAACAGGCCTATCCCGGGCAATATGTTTCCATCACCGGCTACAACGACGACCTGTCCCGCGTCTTGTTCACCACTAACAGCGCGAGCCATCCCACGTCCTACCATGTATTGATGGACAGGAAGAGCGTCACCCCGCTGGGAAGCGAACGCCCCTGGATTGACAGCAACCAGATCGGTGAACAGCGCTGGATCACCTACACCGCCCGCGATGGTCGGAAAATTCCCGCGATCCTCGACCTTCCCGCCGGTTGGAAAGAAGGCGATGCCGCGTTGCCGGCGCTGGTCCATCCCCATGGCGGCCCTTGGGCACGCGACTACACGGGCTGGGATGTTTCCGGCTGGGTTCCCTTCTTCACCTCTCGCGGCTACGCGGTGATTCGCCCGCAGTACCGCGGCTCGACTGGCTTTGGCCGCGACCATTGGATTGCCGGCGACAAGCAATGGGGTTTGACCATGCAGGATGACAACGACGACGCAGCCGCCTGGCTCGTCTCACAGGGCATTGCCGCCAAGGATCGCATCGCCATCTTCGGCTACTCCTATGGCGGCTTCGCTTCCGCGGCCGCCACAGTTCGCAATCCCTCCCCGTTCCAATGCGCCATCGCCGGCGCCCCTGTTACAGATCTTGCGCGCCTCGGCGTTTCCTGGAGCGAGAATCGACTGCAACGCATCCTGCAAGGGCAAACCGTGAAGGGCATGGATCCGATGCAAAACACCGACAAGGCCAACATCCCCGTTCTGCTCTATGTGGGCGACCGTGACGTCCGCACCCCGGCTTTCCATGCACGCAATTTCTACAACTCGGTGAAAGGAAAGGTACCCGCCAAGTTCGAGCTGATACCGGACATGCCTCACAGCATGCCGTGGTACCCCAGCCACTACCAAGCCACCCTTCCCTTGATGGAGAACTTCCTTCGCGTCGAATGCGGCCCAGGCGGGCTTTGA
- a CDS encoding hypothetical protein (Evidence 5 : No homology to any previously reported sequences), which yields MGAKNQDLSNPLIYVEFIFHKTYTPLTEA from the coding sequence ATGGGAGCAAAAAATCAGGATTTATCCAACCCTCTCATTTATGTTGAATTTATTTTCCACAAAACCTACACTCCCTTAACCGAAGCATAA